A DNA window from Myripristis murdjan chromosome 19, fMyrMur1.1, whole genome shotgun sequence contains the following coding sequences:
- the LOC115378156 gene encoding piggyBac transposable element-derived protein 3-like gives MSNLYSTQTKGKQLNLSMDELLTFYGILITSGYSSVPRRHMYWSVDNDVHNESILDAMRRKRFDEIMASVHVVDNTKITDDPFFKVRPIFSELNQSYKVMPFQEWLSVDESMIPYYGQHGCKQFIKGKPIRFGYKVWSLASSSGYMYHMEPYCGSHTLLPETGLGQGPSVIIGLAEKGQVPQGCKFIHDNLFTTLSLMDEMTKRGYGSSGTMRQNRLSDVPFTPVNAFMKFPRGTSEVLCQGEKLLVRWKDNNIVTVATNMEEKYTETSVKRWNRHRRAFDNVQQPKCISQYNEHMGGVDLHDLQVSRYHISIRSKKWWWPIFAWSLNSALVNAHLFYRDVIGGTIDLLTFSRIVSQSLLKKFGTKPLSHGRRSLLSATVEDQARYDKASHWPINTMHRFQRCRRCDKRTTYACEKCGVPLHIECFKMYQGV, from the coding sequence ATGTCCAACCTCTACTCCACCCAGACCAAGGGAAAGCAACTGAATCTGAGTATGGATGAGCTCCTCACCTTCTATGGGATCCTAATCACAAGTGGATACAGCTCTGTCCCAAGAAGACACATGTACTGGTCAGTTGACAATGATGTACACAATGAGAGCATTTTAGATGCAATGCGGAGAAAACGCTTTGATGAAATAATGGCCTCAGTTCATGTAGTTGACAACACAAAGATCACTGATGACCCATTTTTTAAGGTTAGACCCATCTTCTCTGAGCTCAACCAGTCATACAAAGTCATGCCGTTTCAGGAATGGCTGTCAGTGGATGAGAGCATGATCCCATACTATGGCCAACATGGATGTAAACAGTTCATCAAAGGCAAACCAATTCGCTTTGGTTACAAGGTATGGAGCCTCGCCTCATCCAGTGGATACATGTACCACATGGAGCCATATTGTGGATCGCACACCCTCCTCCCAGAGACAGGGTTGGGTCAGGGACCCAGTGTTATCATCGGTCTGGCAGAGAAAGGTCAGGTGCCTCAAGGTTGCAAGTTCATCCATGACAACCTCTTTACCACTCTTTCACTCATGGATGAGATGACAAAAAGAGGATATGGGAGCTCTGGAACCATGAGGCAGAATCGCCTTTCTGATGTCCCATTCACACCAGTGAATGCCTTCATGAAGTTCCCCCGGGGAACCTCTGAGGTTCTGTGCCAAGGAGAGAAGCTGCTGGTCCGTTGGAAAGACAATAACATTGTCACAGTGgcaacaaacatggaggaaaaatacaCTGAGACCTCTGTCAAGAGATGGAACAGGCATCGACGTGCCTTTGACAACGTCCAACAACCAAAATGCATCAGTCAATACAATGAGCACATGGGTGGTGTAGACCTTCACGACCTACAGGTTTCACGATACCATATCTCAATCAGGTCTAAGAAGTGGTGGTGGCCCATCTTCGCATGGTCTCTCAACAGTGCTCTTGTAAATGCCCATCTCTTTTACAGAGATGTTATCGGAGGGACCATCGACCTGCTCACCTTTTCACGCATAGTCTCACAGTCTCTTCTGAAAAAGTTTGGAACGAAACCACTGAGCCATGGAAGGAGATCTCTACTGAGTGCTACTGTTGAAGATCAGGCCAGGTATGACAAAGCTTCCCACTGGCCAATCAACACTATGCACCGGTTCCAGAGATGTCGCCGTTGTGACAAACGCACTACCTATGCATGTGAGAAATGCGGAGTACCACTGCACATTGAGTGCTTCAAGATGTACCAAGGAGTGTAG